The window AGCGATCCACAGGCGGCGGCGGCGCTACTGCGCAGCGACCAGCGCTTCGACCTGCTGCTTACCGATATCAAAATGCCGGGGATGAGCGGCCTCGAGCTGGCCTATATCGCGCGCGAGCAAGATCCGACGATCGCGATCATTATCATGACCGGCTTCGCAACCATGGAAAACCTGCAGCAGTCGGTGCAGCGCGGTATCGCCGATTTTCTATCGAAGCCGTTCGAGCTCGAGCACCTGCGCCTCGCAGTCGACCAGGCGCTGCATAAGCGCTCGATCTTGCAAGATAACCTGCGCCTGTCTGCACTCGAGCAGCTGCTCGAAAGTAGCCAGGCGCTCAGCGCCACGCTCGAGCTGTCGGAAGTGGCCGATATTCTGCTGCGCGTGTCGCTCAAGCAGAGTGGCTGCCGGGCCGGGTTCGTGGTGCTGATGGGCGAGCCGGGCGCGCCGATCACGGTCGTGCCGTCGCTAGCCGGGGGTACACTCTCATCGGCCGGCGGTGCGCTCACCGAGCAAGCGTTTCGCGGCAAGCAGGCGGTTGTGAGCCACAACACGCTGGTCTGCCAGATCGATGGCGCCGAGCTCAACCAGGCCCTGGCGGTGCCGCTGCGCGCACAGGGCGAGGTGAATGGCGTACTGCTGCTGTGCGACGAGCACACCGGCATCTTTCGGCCAGGTGTGATGGAGGGCGTGACTCTGCTGGCCAACCATGCCGGCGCGGCGCTGCGGAATGCCTGGCTGTATGGCGAACTCGACAAAGCCTACCAGCGCGTTCAAGAGCTCGACCGGCTCAAGAGCGAGTTTATCTCGATCGCATCGCACGAGCTGCGCACGCCCCTGTCGATCGTGCTGGGCTACACCATGATGGTGCGCGACCAGAGCGAAAACGAACAGCGCCTGTACCTCGAGCGTGTGCTCGATAGTGCCCAGCGCATCAAGGATATTGTCGACGACATGGTCAGCCTGCGGCACCTCGACACTGGCGAGACCGAGTTCGCACCCGACCAGGTGGTGATGCAAGAGCTGGTGCGCAACGCGATCGAGCGCGTGCGCCCCAACACCGACGAGCGCCGCCAGACGATCGCGATCAACCTGCCCGAGGCACCCCTGCTGTTCATCTGCGATCACGAGAAAGTGCTGCTGATCCTGGGGCACCTGCTTTCGAATGCAATCCGCTTTACACCGGCCGGTGGCACGATCGAGATCAGCGTCGAGCTACGGCCAAACGGCCAGCTCGATAGCGGTAGTAGCCGCCTGATCCCCACCACACAGCCTGCGTCGGCACTGCCGTGGATCGTGGTGGTTGTGCAAGATAACGGGGTTGGCATCGCCGAGGCCGAGCTGCCACACATCTTCGATCGCTTCTATCAAGTGGCCGACTCGCTCACCCGTGATCATGGCGGCATTGGGTTGGGGTTGGCACTGGTGCGCGAGCTGGTGAGCGTGCTCGGCGGCGCGGTATGGGTCTCTAGCAAGATCGGCCAGGGCAGCACGTTTACTTTCGCGCTGCCCTACCGCCAGCCGCCGGCTGCCGGTAGCGCGCCGCTGGCCGAGCGGCCGGGCTAGCGCGCCGTTCGGCCGGTGTAGCGCGCCGGGTTTAACCGGCCGGTCGTTGTGGTACGCGTGCGCGCCGGCGTTACTAATCTGCAACTGCCCGTGGGCGGCACCACCGGCGCCTGCCGCGTGGGCACGCAAACCAGCGTGGGGCATACATTGTGTGTGGGAAAGGCAAAGAGGAGCAATGGCCTATCGCCTCCTGATTGTTCCGGGCGACAACGAGGATCTACGCGCGCTACCAGCCCAGCTCGCCGGCGATGTCGAGGCACGCATCCTCGACACTGCTAACGATGCGCTGTGGGAAGTGCGCAACTCTCCGCCCGAGGTCATCATCGCCGATGTCGATCTGCCGGGAATGAGCGGCCTCGACCTGGCCGAGATCTTGCCGAACTTCGGTGTGCCGACGCGCGTCGTGCTGTGGAGCCGCGCAACCAACGACAAAGCCGCTGCGCAGGCGGCCAGCCATGGCGTACACGCCTTTCTGAACGGCCCGATCTCGGCCGACGAGCTACAGCGCACGCTGCGTGAGGCGTTCCGGCAGAGCGCCGCCGCCGCTGCGGCTGCCCCGCCCCCCGCGCCCGAGCCGCCACCCCCCGCGCCCGAGCCGGCCCCTGCACCTGCACGGCCACGCCGCGAGCAGCGCGTAGCCCCACCGCCACCACCGCCACCTGCACCCGAACCGCCGGCGCGCAAGCCGGCCGCCGCACCACGGCCGCGCGGTGGATCGCTGGTGCTCACGGCCGACTCGCTCAAGCCCATCCGCAGCCGCATGGAAGAGCTGTCGCAAGATGTCGGCTCGCAGTGCATCCTGCTGGCCAACCGCGCCGGTATGGTGCTGGCCGAGGTTGGCATCAGCGCGGGGCTGCCGACTATGATCCTGCTGCCGTTGCTGTCGACCAGCTTCTCGACTGCCGGGCAGATCTCGCAGATCCTGCGCGAAGACGACTCGACCGCGCTGTATATGCACGAAGGCCAGCGCTACGATGTCTACTGCTTCGATATTTTGCAGCGCTACATGCTGGTGATTGTGTTCGACAAAGGTGGGCTGATCACGGTGAAGATCGGATCGGTGTGGGTGTATGCCAAACGTGCGATCCGCGATATGCAAGAGCTGCTGAGCTAAGCTTCAGGCAGCCGCCGGCAACACAATACCCCCCGCTCCCCGTGTGGAAGCCGGGGGGTATGTACACAGCCCGGCGTGCTAGGCCAAACCCCAACACCTGAAAAACGCCAGGAGTACACACAGCGCCACGCGTACTCCCGTGCTGCAGCCCGACCTGATCAATAGTTCTTAGTGCGTCACCTTGCGCCCCAGCGTTTTTGCCTCAGCCACCCACGCCTGCACCTGCTCGACCGACGGCAGGCGCCGCACGCGCGCATTCTCGGCATTGACTTCGCCAAGCTTAGCATGCAGATTCTCGGGTTTGCGCTGCGCTAACTCGGGCACTGTATCGACCCCGGCGGCCTCGAGCAGGTCGGCGTACTCCCAACCAATGCCCTTGACCCGCTCGAGATCGGCGTGGTTGACCCAGCGCAAAATGAGACTCTCGCTAATTGTGGTGGCGGCGGCAATCTCGGCGCGCCCCTTGGCCGAGGCACCTTGCTCGAGCAGGTGGTCGGTGGTGGTAATGCCACTGCTCTTGAGCTTGTCGGCATACGCCGGCCCGATCCCCTCAATGTCCTTGATACTCGCCATGGTGATCCTCCTTGTATAACTGAATGGGATATCATCCCTGGCCTACAGATACGCCGGGTCACACCAAAATGCGCACGAGTCTATAAGGAACATACCATTCTTTACGCATATACGCAAGCCAAGCGCTAAAAAACTTGCACAGTGCCCATACCTATGCTATACTCGCGCGCGCGTCATTCAAGGCTAGAGTGCTGTCCGCAAGTCAACCTCCCATCCAGGTTAGATCTTTATGCCCCGGCTTGCCAAGCTTGTGAAAGAGTTCTCAACTTCCATGTTGACAGCTTATTTAGGCCATGTTATTATCATTGTGAAAGAGTTCCCAAAGTCATAGCGGAGAAGGGAGCCCACCCTCATGCGCAACCGGATTCTCACGATACTTGGCGTCTCACTCGTTATCGGCGTAGTCCTCTATTTCTTAGGGATCAAGATGACCAAGGCCGATCTGGCAATCTCAGCTGCAGCTGAGCCGATCGTTTGCCTTGGTGGTGCGCTCGAAGGCGAGCACTGCGCCAGTGGCTTCCCAATCACGAACTCGCTGATCATGACCGTACTGATCGACCTGCTGCTGCTGCTGTCGATCGTATTTGGCGCGCGCAACATGCAGCTCATCCCGCGCGGCTTCCAGAATGTGATCGAGTTCATCGTCGAGTCGTTCTACAACTTTGCGCAGAGCGTCGACCGCAAGAACGTCGCCAAGTTCTTCCCAATGTGTGCCTCGATCTTCCTGTTTGTGCTGTACTCGAACTACTTCGCGCTGGTTCCAGGCGTCGGCAGCATTGGCGTCTGCCGGGTCGAGGCGGCCGCCGCCGAGGGCGAAGCGGCCGCAGCCGAGGGCAAAGCCGCAAAAGAGCATATCCCACCCTCCAAGGTCTTCGCCAGCCTGCCCGGCTACTGCGAAAAAGGCCATGTCGTGCCCGTGCTGCGCGCGCCTAGCTCCGACTTAAACGTGACGCTGGCGTGGGCGCTGGTGGCGGTGTTCATGATCGAGCTGT of the Candidatus Kouleothrix ribensis genome contains:
- a CDS encoding response regulator, producing MSQAVAPRRKPTSTGSGVAPRILVVDDEPYMCDVCSRTLQRGGYQVDSTSDPQAAAALLRSDQRFDLLLTDIKMPGMSGLELAYIAREQDPTIAIIIMTGFATMENLQQSVQRGIADFLSKPFELEHLRLAVDQALHKRSILQDNLRLSALEQLLESSQALSATLELSEVADILLRVSLKQSGCRAGFVVLMGEPGAPITVVPSLAGGTLSSAGGALTEQAFRGKQAVVSHNTLVCQIDGAELNQALAVPLRAQGEVNGVLLLCDEHTGIFRPGVMEGVTLLANHAGAALRNAWLYGELDKAYQRVQELDRLKSEFISIASHELRTPLSIVLGYTMMVRDQSENEQRLYLERVLDSAQRIKDIVDDMVSLRHLDTGETEFAPDQVVMQELVRNAIERVRPNTDERRQTIAINLPEAPLLFICDHEKVLLILGHLLSNAIRFTPAGGTIEISVELRPNGQLDSGSSRLIPTTQPASALPWIVVVVQDNGVGIAEAELPHIFDRFYQVADSLTRDHGGIGLGLALVRELVSVLGGAVWVSSKIGQGSTFTFALPYRQPPAAGSAPLAERPG
- a CDS encoding response regulator: MAYRLLIVPGDNEDLRALPAQLAGDVEARILDTANDALWEVRNSPPEVIIADVDLPGMSGLDLAEILPNFGVPTRVVLWSRATNDKAAAQAASHGVHAFLNGPISADELQRTLREAFRQSAAAAAAAPPPAPEPPPPAPEPAPAPARPRREQRVAPPPPPPPAPEPPARKPAAAPRPRGGSLVLTADSLKPIRSRMEELSQDVGSQCILLANRAGMVLAEVGISAGLPTMILLPLLSTSFSTAGQISQILREDDSTALYMHEGQRYDVYCFDILQRYMLVIVFDKGGLITVKIGSVWVYAKRAIRDMQELLS
- a CDS encoding DUF4332 domain-containing protein; translation: MASIKDIEGIGPAYADKLKSSGITTTDHLLEQGASAKGRAEIAAATTISESLILRWVNHADLERVKGIGWEYADLLEAAGVDTVPELAQRKPENLHAKLGEVNAENARVRRLPSVEQVQAWVAEAKTLGRKVTH
- the atpB gene encoding F0F1 ATP synthase subunit A: MRNRILTILGVSLVIGVVLYFLGIKMTKADLAISAAAEPIVCLGGALEGEHCASGFPITNSLIMTVLIDLLLLLSIVFGARNMQLIPRGFQNVIEFIVESFYNFAQSVDRKNVAKFFPMCASIFLFVLYSNYFALVPGVGSIGVCRVEAAAAEGEAAAAEGKAAKEHIPPSKVFASLPGYCEKGHVVPVLRAPSSDLNVTLAWALVAVFMIELFGFQALGVGYLTKFFNFKEGAMGAFVGILELVSEFVRIIAFAFRLFGNIFAGEVVLGVMAFLFAYLLPLPFYGLELFVAFMQAFIFSVLTLVFMSLATLAHGGHDEHGHAEEAHAH